One window of the Diospyros lotus cultivar Yz01 chromosome 12, ASM1463336v1, whole genome shotgun sequence genome contains the following:
- the LOC127786933 gene encoding dof zinc finger protein DOF2.5-like isoform X2 — protein MDAAQWSQVKAMEEAAAISGCSKPMTMMLERKARPQKDEALNCPRRYWTEGGTLRNVPVGGGSRKNKRSSSSSTAASEIITNLNPTIGLSNFSYQNPSRIHEGLDLNPPFSAAIQNYYFTISQPVDQLLPKIHNNNSNPQSSSSASCASSPLSAIELLKGAGITSVGLNNSSSISTATPDSSTIYTPVLFPLQEMKQNLNFPLDCPESRYANLHRVEENGGGMVFPFGVLKGLSSTSTSEIDDQKKGQGNSSGYFSRKLGGGSW, from the exons GTTAAAGCCATGGAAGAGGCTGCGGCTATCAGCGGATGCTCCAAACCTATGACTATGATGTTGGAGAGGAAGGCAAGGCCACAGAAAGATGAAGCCTTGAATTGTCCCAG AAGGTACTGGACTGAAGGTGGAACTCTTAGAAATGTCCCAGTTGGAGGAGGTTCTAGGAAAAACAAGagatcctcttcttcttcaacagCAGCTTCGGAAATAATTACTAATCTAAATCCAACAATTGGCCTCTCAAACTTCTCTTATCAAAACCCTAGCAGGATCCATGAAGGCCTCGATCTCAACCCACCTTTCTCTGCTGCTATACAAAACTACTACTTTACCATCTCTCAGCCTGTTGATCAGTTGTTACCCAAGATTCATAACAACAACAGCAATCCCCAAAGCTCTTCTTCAGCTTCGTGTGCTTCATCACCTCTTTCAGCCATAGAGCTGCTTAAGGGTGCTGGAATAACTTCTGTGGGTTTAAATAATTCATCTTCAATTTCAACCGCAACTCCAGACTCGAGTACAATATATACTCCAGTACTATTTCCTTTGCAGGAGATGAAACAAAACTTGAACTTTCCTCTTGATTGTCCTGAAAGTAGGTATGCGAATCTTCATAGAGTTGAAGAGAATGGTGGAGGGATGGTATTTCCCTTTGGAGTGCTAAAAGGCCTTTCAAGCACTAGTACTAGTGAAATTGATGATCAAAAAAAGGGACAAGGGAATTCATCTGGGTATTTCAGTCGAAAGTTAGGAGGGGGATCTTGGTAA
- the LOC127786933 gene encoding dof zinc finger protein DOF2.5-like isoform X1 has translation MDAAQWSQVKAMEEAAAISGCSKPMTMMLERKARPQKDEALNCPRCTSTNTKFCYYNNYSLTQPRYFCKTCRRYWTEGGTLRNVPVGGGSRKNKRSSSSSTAASEIITNLNPTIGLSNFSYQNPSRIHEGLDLNPPFSAAIQNYYFTISQPVDQLLPKIHNNNSNPQSSSSASCASSPLSAIELLKGAGITSVGLNNSSSISTATPDSSTIYTPVLFPLQEMKQNLNFPLDCPESRYANLHRVEENGGGMVFPFGVLKGLSSTSTSEIDDQKKGQGNSSGYFSRKLGGGSW, from the coding sequence GTTAAAGCCATGGAAGAGGCTGCGGCTATCAGCGGATGCTCCAAACCTATGACTATGATGTTGGAGAGGAAGGCAAGGCCACAGAAAGATGAAGCCTTGAATTGTCCCAGGTGCACTTCCACCAACACCAAATTTTGTTATTACAACAACTACAGCCTCACTCAACCAAGATACTTCTGCAAAACTTGCAGAAGGTACTGGACTGAAGGTGGAACTCTTAGAAATGTCCCAGTTGGAGGAGGTTCTAGGAAAAACAAGagatcctcttcttcttcaacagCAGCTTCGGAAATAATTACTAATCTAAATCCAACAATTGGCCTCTCAAACTTCTCTTATCAAAACCCTAGCAGGATCCATGAAGGCCTCGATCTCAACCCACCTTTCTCTGCTGCTATACAAAACTACTACTTTACCATCTCTCAGCCTGTTGATCAGTTGTTACCCAAGATTCATAACAACAACAGCAATCCCCAAAGCTCTTCTTCAGCTTCGTGTGCTTCATCACCTCTTTCAGCCATAGAGCTGCTTAAGGGTGCTGGAATAACTTCTGTGGGTTTAAATAATTCATCTTCAATTTCAACCGCAACTCCAGACTCGAGTACAATATATACTCCAGTACTATTTCCTTTGCAGGAGATGAAACAAAACTTGAACTTTCCTCTTGATTGTCCTGAAAGTAGGTATGCGAATCTTCATAGAGTTGAAGAGAATGGTGGAGGGATGGTATTTCCCTTTGGAGTGCTAAAAGGCCTTTCAAGCACTAGTACTAGTGAAATTGATGATCAAAAAAAGGGACAAGGGAATTCATCTGGGTATTTCAGTCGAAAGTTAGGAGGGGGATCTTGGTAA